CGGATGGATTATGGTGTTTCCATTCCCTGAGCTATAAAATGAAAAAAGAATACAATGAATAAAGCAGTAACCATAGCAACATTTACAAGTAATTTTGATGTTAAATACATGCTTTTTAAAGAAATGCTTGAAGAAGCCGGTATTAAATTTATGACGGTAAACGAAATAACAAGTACTGTTGATGGCATATTTAGTGGTAGTCCAACAAATATTGGTATTGAGATTCGGGTGATCGAAGAAAATGCCGAAGAAGCTTTGGAGATTTACAACTCGATAAAATAAGTTGACCTGCAACACCTGGTAACAGGTAAGCCATTATGTATGGCTTTTACTCCACCAAATCATATCCAAAATCAATTCCTTTTTTCACTGCAGGTAGGCCTTCGTCCATCCATTTAGGCATGGGTTTTTCTTTTAGGTAATGGTCGAAAAACTGTGCGAGACGGATTTGAAAATCATGTTTGTCTGCCAATCGGGTTGGCCAATGATCGGCCTCGTTGTAGTTTAACAGCCAGCAGGGTTTTTGTAAACGTCGCAGGCCAATAAAAAACTCAATGCCCTGGTACCACGGCACAGCCCCGTCATCGTCGTTATGCATAATTAGAATGGGGGTGGAAACTTTGTCAAGTGTAAATAGCGGCGAGTTTTCGATATACCGCAATGGTGCTTCCCAAACTGTTTTACCAATGCGGCTTTGTGTGTGTTCGTACTGAAATGAACGGTTTAAACCCGATCCCCAGCGGATACCACCGTAGGCACTGAACATATTTACCACCGGAGCTCCCGATTCAATGGCGGCAAACATATTGGTACGAGTGGCCAGATAAGCAACCTGGTAGCCGCCCCAGCTGTGGCCCTGGGCGCCAATGTGGGCTTCATCAACAAAACCTTTTGAAATAAGTAAGGTAACGCCGGGCATAACACAATTAAACGCCGATTCTCCCGGGTAGCCTTCTTTATAATACACATCTGGGTTAAAAACGATGTAGCCATTGCTGGTGTAGTAATGGTAATCAATGGTTGAACGGTGGTTTTCAGGCATGCGGTAACTCAGCAGGTTTTGCGAACTTTTTTCGTAAAAATTCACAATCATCGGGTATTTCTGCGATGGGTCAAATCCCTCGGGTTTATGTAATGTACCTTCCAGAATTAGACCATCAAGCGATTGCCAGCTTACCAATTCGGCCGAGCCCCACAAAAAATCATTTTGTTGCGGAGCCGCATCACTTATTTGCACCGTTTTTTTAAAGCGTAAATCTGTTGCAATCAGGTTTGGGTAGGTTTCGAAATCTTCTTTAGTAAAAACAATAAGGTCGTTGTTTTTTGCTTTTTTCGGCCTGGATAGTTTATAGTTTTCAGCATAAACTTTTTCAGGAATTTGCGTTTTCCTGAGATCAAAAATATAGTAGGCATCTGCCCGTGTAATTTCATTATGTCCATGCAGCAATACCGTTTCTTCCGGGTCAATACCCGATTCTGGTTTCGGGTTAAAGCGAACCAGGCGATAGTTGATTTTTTTTTCCCTTCCGTTTTGGGTAAGCCTTATTGGTGCTGTGTCGTTAACCGGATCAACTTTCCAAATATCATAACGGTCGTAAATTAACAGCGCTTCATCGTTTTTTAACCAGCCGGCACTGCCATATGCACCGGGCAACATAGGGCGGTCGTTTAACTCGTCAGCTGCCTGAATGAGGTAGGGGCTTGTAAGGCTGTATTCTTTTCCACTTGCAATTTCATAGGTATTCCAGGTGGTATCAATGGCATTAAACCAGTATAGAAACTTACCATCAGGAGAAACTGAGGGTGTAGCACGACAATCGGTTTTTATTTTTTCGGCCTTGCCCGAATGTATATCTATAAGGAAAAAATCGTTGTGGTAAGGGCCACCTTCCCACATGCTTTGTACAGCGTATGGCCGATTGCTGATGGCCAGAATTTTATCGGCATCACCTTTTTTAATTTTTCTTATTCGGGTAAAAAGTTCCGTTTCAAGTTGTACTGCCTTTTGCTGATCGAGATGAACTACTGCCAGTCTTGTTCTTTTCAGGTCTTTGTCTTTGTTGTTCAGCTGAACGGTTTGCAAACGTTCTTCTTTCCAGTGCCAAACATCAAGCACAGGCACTTCTTCATCAAGCCTGGTTGTGTCTTTCTCAGGAAGAATTGGCGCCGTTCCAAAAAATAACCGTGTTCCGTTGTACGAGAAAGAAAGCTTGCCGT
Above is a genomic segment from uncultured Draconibacterium sp. containing:
- a CDS encoding DUF2007 domain-containing protein: MNKAVTIATFTSNFDVKYMLFKEMLEEAGIKFMTVNEITSTVDGIFSGSPTNIGIEIRVIEENAEEALEIYNSIK
- a CDS encoding prolyl oligopeptidase family serine peptidase, translating into MKRYWSLLILLIISVNLIAQPEKRNLTFDDILKWNRITEKHLSNNGQYIAWKEEPWKGDATIKISTPNAKNTVSFNFATKGQFTSDSRFFVFTEVAPADSIQALKLQKVKKEDLPGNKLVIYNLKNSTSEAIENVKSIKVPEEWSGWIAYQAVSVNDSSKKSENETYPLFIKNLETGAVKTFPAVSHYILAKDQPFLSFVSAGDSSFSAGVYHIDLMTDKASIILETAEKVKQLTVTDNGEQVAFLADITDGKKTSYALYNWNIKNNISIVAENSGNWLPDNYEISENGKLSFSYNGTRLFFGTAPILPEKDTTRLDEEVPVLDVWHWKEERLQTVQLNNKDKDLKRTRLAVVHLDQQKAVQLETELFTRIRKIKKGDADKILAISNRPYAVQSMWEGGPYHNDFFLIDIHSGKAEKIKTDCRATPSVSPDGKFLYWFNAIDTTWNTYEIASGKEYSLTSPYLIQAADELNDRPMLPGAYGSAGWLKNDEALLIYDRYDIWKVDPVNDTAPIRLTQNGREKKINYRLVRFNPKPESGIDPEETVLLHGHNEITRADAYYIFDLRKTQIPEKVYAENYKLSRPKKAKNNDLIVFTKEDFETYPNLIATDLRFKKTVQISDAAPQQNDFLWGSAELVSWQSLDGLILEGTLHKPEGFDPSQKYPMIVNFYEKSSQNLLSYRMPENHRSTIDYHYYTSNGYIVFNPDVYYKEGYPGESAFNCVMPGVTLLISKGFVDEAHIGAQGHSWGGYQVAYLATRTNMFAAIESGAPVVNMFSAYGGIRWGSGLNRSFQYEHTQSRIGKTVWEAPLRYIENSPLFTLDKVSTPILIMHNDDDGAVPWYQGIEFFIGLRRLQKPCWLLNYNEADHWPTRLADKHDFQIRLAQFFDHYLKEKPMPKWMDEGLPAVKKGIDFGYDLVE